The Aureimonas mangrovi genome contains the following window.
CGCGCCATCTCGAAACGGTAGATCGCCCAGATCGCGTGGAAGTTCAGGGTCACGGGCGATCCTCGCGCGTCAGGTCCACGAAGATGTCTTCGAGCGTGCTCTGCCGGGTCTGGATGTCGCGAAGGCGAATGCCGCCGGCATCGAGGTCGTGCAGGAGGGCGGTGATGCCCGTGCGCTCGCTGCCGAGCTCGTAGGTGTAGATCAGGCTCTGGCCGTCTTCCGACAGCTTGAGCTCGTATTGCGCAAGCGTATCGGGAACGGCTGCGAGCGGCGCGTGCAACTCCACGGTGAGTTGCTTGCGACCGAGCGTGCGCATCAGCGCCGCCTTCTCCTCCACTAGAATCAACTTGCCGCGGGCGATGACGCCGATGCGGTCGGCCATCTCCTCGGCCTCTTCGATGTAGTGCGTCGTCAGGATGATGGTGACACCGGTCTCGCGAAGGCCGCGCACGACGCGCCACATGTCGCGGCGCAGCGCGACGTCGACGCCGGCGGTCGGCTCGTCGAGGAAAAGCACCTCGGGTTCGTGCGAGAGCGCCTTGGCGATGAGCACGCGCCGCTTCATGCCGCCCGACAGCGTGTTCAGCTTGTTGTCCTTCTTCTCCCACAGCGAGAGATCCCGGAGCACCTTCTCGATATGGGCGTCGTCCCGCGGCTTGCCGAAGAGACCGCGCGTGAAGGAGACGGTGTTCCATACCGTCTCGAAGGCGTCGGTCGTCAGTTCCTGCGGCACGAGGCCGATCTGCGCGCGCGCCGCGCGAAAGTCCGTCAGGATGTCGTGTCCGGCGACCGTCACTTTGCCGGTGGAGGGTCGCACGAGACCGCACACGATGCCGATCAACGTCGTCTTGCCGGCACCGTTCGGGCCGAGAAGGGCGAAGATCTCGCCCTTCGAGATCGTGAGGTCCACGTTCTGCAGGGCCTGAAAGCCGCCGGCATAGGTCTTCGACAGACCTTCGATGGAGAGGATGGGAGACAAGGGGGCCACGCGAGACAGCGGAGGAAAGTCGCCCCGATATAGTCGCTTGCAGCGCATTTGAAGAGTCGCAGGGCGCACCTCTCCTGGCATACACTGCGCTGCAGGCTAGCGTGGCAGGCGCGACGGCCGGCAGTGAACGGGCAAACGCGCTTGACGGAGGGGTTTGCGGCGTGGAAGAGGCGCCGCATCGTCACTCCAGTTTCAGATCGAATTCATGCCCAAGAACACGCTTTATCTCCTCGTCGGCGCACTCCTCGTCGTTGCCATCGGCCTCGGCGTCTACGTCTACCAGGAAGAGACCGCGCCGAGCGACGGCGTCGAGATCAGCATCGGCGACGAAGGCGTCAGCGTCGAAGGCAACTGAGGCCTCGTCACAAAAAAGAGCGGGCGCCTCCTGGCGCCCGCTCGCTTTGCTCGCCGATTCCGAAAAACGGCTCAGATGTCGAGATTGGCGACCTGGAGCGCGTTCTCCTGGATGAACTCGCGCCGCGGCTCCACCTCATCACCCATTAGGCGAGAGAAGAGGAGGTCGGCGTCCGTCGCGTCGTTGACCTTCACCTGCAGCAGCGAGCGAACCTCCGGGTCGAGCGTCGTTTCCCAGAGCTGCTCGGGGTCCATCTCGCCAAGACCCTTGTAGCGCTGGAGCGAGATGCCCTTGCGACCGACCTCGAAGACGGCCGTCAGAAGCGCGAGCGGGCCGGAGATCGGCTGCTCGACATCCTTGCGGCGCAGGACCGGAACGGTGGCGTAGACCTCGGCGAGGCGCGGGGCCAGCCGATTGAGCTGGATCGCGTCGGCCGAGGCGATGAGACCGGCATCGATGGTGCGCACTTCGAGCACGCCGCGAACCGTGCGCTGGAAGCGGTAGCCGCCCTCGCCCGTCGCCTCGCCTACCCAGCCACGCTCGGTCTCTTCCGAGACGGCATCGAGAGCCTTGGCCACGCGTTCGGCCATGAAGGGCGCATCGGCGCCGGAATCGGCGATCTGCGGCGACAGCGCGCCGGCGATCGCGGCCTGTTCCACAACCTGCCGATCGTAGCGAGAGTGAAGGCCCGCCAGCACCTGCCGCACGGCCAGCGCATCGTCGACGACGGCGCGAAGATCGCGGCCCGTGCGCACTTCGCCGGAGCCGAGCGTCAGGCTCGCATCCTCCAGCCCGCTCTCGATCAGATAGTTGTCGAGCGCGGCCTGGTCCTTGAGATACTGGCCCTGCTTGCCGCGCGTCACCTTATAGAGCGGCGGCTGGGCGATGTAGACGTAGCCGCGCTCGATCAGCTCCGGCATCTGCCTGAAGAAGAACGTGAGAAGCAGTGTGCGGATGTGGGCGCCGTCCACGTCGGCGTCCGTCATGATGATGATCTTGTGGTAGCGCAGCTTGTCCGGGTTGAACTCGTCCTTGCCGATCGAGGTGCCGAGCGCGGTGATGAGCGTGCCGATCTGGTCGGAGCCGAGCATGCGGTCGAAGCGTGCCCGCTCGACGTTCAGGATCTTGCCGCGCAGCGGCAGGATCGCCTGGTTCTGGCGCGAGCGCGCGCCCTTCGCCGAGCCGCCGGCCGAATCGCCCTCCACGAGGAAGATCTCGGACTTGGCCGGGTCCTTCTCCTGGCAATCGGCGAGCTTGCCAGGCAGCGAGGTGATGTCGAGCGCGCCCTTGCGGCGCGTCAGCTCGCGCGCTTTCCTCGCGGCCTCGCGGGCGGAGGCGGCCTCCACCACCTTGCCGACGACGATGCGCGCTTCCTGCGGATGCTCCTCGAGCCAGGTCGCCAGCGTCTCGTTGACGAGGCTCTCGACCACGGGGCGCACCTCGGAGGAGACGAGCTTGTCCTTGGTCTGCGAGGAGAATTTCGGGTCCGGCACCTTCACCGAAAGGACGCAGGTCAGCCCCTCGCGGCAATCGTCGCCGGTGAGCGTGACCTTCTCCTTCTTCAGGATGCCGGAAGCGTCGGCATAGCCGATCACCTGGCGCGTCAGCGCGCCGCGAAAGCCCGCCATATGCGTGCCGCCATCGCGCTGCGGGATGTTGTTGGTGAAGGGCAGCACCGTGTCCTGGTAGGAATCGTTCCACCACATGGCGGCTTCCACCGTGATGCCGTCCTTCTCGCCCTTCAGGACCAGCGGCTCGCCGATCAGCGGTTTGCGGGCGCGGTCGAGATAGCGCACAAAGGCCTCGAGGCCGCCCTCATAGAAGAGTTCGGCGCGCTTCTCATCGGCGTGGCGCTTGTCGGTGAGGGTGATGCGCACGCCGGAGTTCAGGAAGGCGAGTTCGCGCAGACGATGCTCCAGCGTCGCGAAGTCGAACTCGGTCCTGGTGAAGGTGTCGGTCGAGGGCAGGAAGGTGATGGCCGTGCCGGTCTCTGCGCCCGCGTCTCCAGTGACGGCCAAAGGCGCGTCCGGCACGCCGTGGGTGAAGGCCATCTCGTGAATCTGGCCCTTGCGGCGGATCTTCATCTTCAGCCAGACCGACAGCGCGTTGACGACCGAGACGCCGACGCCGTGCAGGCCGCCCGAGACCTTGTAGGAATTCTGGTCGAACTTACCGCCGGCGTGGAGCTGGGTCATGATGACCTCGGCCGCCGAGACCCCCTCGCCCTGATGGATGTCGGTCGGGATGCCGCGGCCATTGTCGGTGACGGTGCAGGAGCCGTCGGCGTTCAGCGTCACGGTCACGAGCGTGGCATGGCCGGCCAATGCCTCGTCGATGGCATTGTCCACCACCTCGTAGACCATGTGGTGCAAGCCCGAACCGTCGTCGGTGTCGCCGATATACATGCCGGGCCGTTTGCGCACGGCGTCGAGACCCTTCAGCACCTTGATGGAATCGGCGCCGTATTCGGCGCCCGCGCCGGGGTTCGTCTCGTTCGCGTCTGACATGGATGTCCTTGGGGTCGTGCGCCTGCGGCAGGCTCGTCGAGGATGCCGCTCACGGCCACCCGAATATAATGGTTCTTGCCCGCGAACCCAAGCCTTTTGGCCGCAGGGGCCCGCACCTTAATTGCGCGCGCCACGCCCCCATATGACAGGGCGAAGAAGGAGCCGCCGCATGCAGACCCAGACGATCCCCTTCCGCGCGCCCGCACCGATCCCCCACACAAAGCCGCTGTCCTTCGCCGGCTTCGTCTGGACCGCCTCGCGCAATCCGATCGAGATCTGGGGCTCGCGCGCCTACAAGGAGCCGTACCTCAAGGCGAACTGGCTGAACGTGCCGACGGTGATCGTCAACGAGCCGAAGGCGATCCGCACGCTCCTCGTCGACAACGCGAAGAACTACGCGATGCAGCCGCTGCGCCAACGCGTCCTGCGCCCGATGCTGCGCGACGGGTTGCTGACCGCCGAGGGCGAACTGTGGAAGCGCACGCGAAAGTCGCTCGCCCCTGTCTTCACGCCGAAGAACATCCACGCGCTGGCGCCGATCATGGCCGAGCGCTCGCGGCTGTTCGCTGAAGGTTTGCAGCAACTGCCGGACGGGCGTGCGGACATCGCCTTCCAGATGACGCTCCTCACCTACGACATCCTGCAGGCGACGCTCTTCTCCAACGACATCGACGGCGAGCCCACCGAGTTCGCCGAGGCGATGGAGCTGTTTCTGAAGCGCATGGGGCGGGTCGATCCTCTCGACATCCTCGACGCGCCGGCCTTCCTGCCACGTATCGGGCGCCTGCTCGGCCAGCGCTCGACGAAGTATTTCCGCGGCGTCATCGCCGGCACGATGGAGCGGCGGCGACAGCTCCTCGCCACCGACCCGGATGCCGCCCCGAACGACTTCCTGACCATGCTCCTGAAGGCCGACGGGCTGTCGCGCTCGGAGATCGAGGACAACATCATCACCTTCATCGGCGCCGGGCACGAGACGACCGCGCGGGCGCTCGGCTGGACACTCTACCTTCTCAGCCAGTCACCGCGCGACCGGGAGGCCGTGGAGGCGGAGGTCGACGCCGTTCTGCCGGGCCTGGACGACCCCGCAACGTGGCTCGACGCCCTGCCGCAGACGCGCGCCGCCTTCGAGGAGGCGATGCGGCTCTACCCGCCGGCGCCCTCGCTCAACCGCACGGCGCTGGAGGCAGACCGCGTCGGCGACATGGACATCCCCGCCGGCTCCTCGGTGCTCGTGATGCCGTGGCTCGTCCATCGCCACGAGGCACTGTGGGAGAACCCGCTCGACTTCGTGCCCGCGCGCTTCCTGCCGGGCAATCGCGAGAGGATTGACCGCTATCAGTATCTGCCTTTCGGCGTCGGCCCGCGCGTGTGCATCGGCTCAAGCTTTGCCATGCAGGAGGGCGTCATCGCGCTCGCCGAACTGATGCGTCACCTGCGTTTCGACTTCACCGGCGACAAGCCGCCCTATCCGGTCCAGAAGATCACCGTGCAGCCGCGCGGCGGTCTGCCCATGCGGGTGAGCCGGCGGTAGGAGCCCTATTCAGCGGCCGCGTCCGCCGGCGGGTTCGCGGTGCCCTGGCGCGGCGCCTCGGAGCGGTGATTGACGAGCTCGCGATGCGCCTGCGGCGCCTCATCGCGGCTCATGTAGCGCGAAGGATCGGCGTCGGTCGGCAGCAGCCGGGCGATCGCCTTGGGCTCGCCATCCTCACCGAAACGCTGCCGGAACAGGGCGCGCACGCGCTCCGCGGTGCGGTGCTGGACTTCGCCGATCGAGCCCTCCGAGACATCGCCGCGCAACACGATCACCTGATCGTCGGCGGTCAGCTGGTCGAGGAACACCTTCGGGTTCTCCAGCCGCACCGCTGCGCCGTCGTGCGAGCGGTTCGACAGGAGCAGTTCGCGCGCCTCGTCGAACGGGATTTTGCGCGGAACCGTGACGGTCCAGGCGAGGGTGCGGGCGCTGGCGCGCGAATGATTGCGCAGCCACACGTTCCAGAGCGTCGAGTTCGGCGCGAAGACGAACAGCCCGTCGAAGGTTTCCAGGTGGGAGACGAACAGCCCGATCTCGCGCACGGTGCCGGAATAGGCGCTGGTCTCGATATAATCGCCGACGCGGAAGGGACGAAGCCACAGGAGCATGATGCCGGCCGCGATATTCGTCAGCGTGCCCTGCAGCGCGAGGCCGACGGCAAGACCCGCGGCCCCGAGGATCGCGAGCAGCGAGGTCATCTGCACGCCGATCTGCCCCAGCGCGATGATCGCCGTCATGATGACGATCAGATACTTGATGATCGCCACGATCGGCGCGCGCATGGTCTGGTCGAGCCGGATCGATCGGCCCAGCGCGCGCCCGACGGCGTTCGACAGGCGGCTGGCGAGAAACAGGCCTATAGCAAGGACGAGGATGGCGGAGACGAGGCTCGGAAGGAAGAAGACGGCCTGCTCGCCAAGACGTGTGGCGAAGGCGCGCGTTTCGTTCAACGTCTCGAAATCCATCAGCATTCCCTGTCCGTTTCAATTCTTTCAGAAAGGACAGGCATGTAGAAAGAAAAGGGCCGCTCCGTGAAGCGACCCTCGATTTTCCGATATTCGCGACGCTTAGATCGACGGCGCGCCGGTCTTCGGCGCCGGCGTGGCTGTCTCGTCCACGAGCCCTTCGAAGAGCGCCGTCGACAGATAACGCTCGGCAAAGGACGGGATGATCACGACGATGTTCTTCCCCGCCATCTCCGGCCGCTGGCCGACCCTGATTGCCGCCGAGAGGGCCGCGCCCGACGAAATGCCGACCGGAACACCCTCGAGGCGCGCGACGAGGCGCGCCGTCTCGAAACTTTCCTCGTTGGTCGCCTGCACAACCTCGTCGTAGATCGAGGTGTCTAGGATGGCGGGGGCGAAGCCCGCGCCGATGCCCTGGATCTTGTGAGGGCCGGGCTGGCCACCCGACAGGACGTGCGAGGCTTCAGGCTCGACGGCGACGACGCGCACGTCCGGCTTGCGGCCCTTCAGCACCTGCCCGACGCCGGTAATCGTGCCGCCCGTGCCGATGCCGGAGACCAAAACGTCGACATTGCCGCCCGTGTCGTTCCAGATTTCCTCGGCGGTCGTGACGCGATGGATCTGCGGATTGGCCGGATTCTCGAACTGCTGCGGGATGACGGCGTTCGGGATGTCCGCCTTGAGTTCCTCCGCCTTGGCGATGGCGCCCTTCATGCCCTTGGCGCCTTCCGTCAGCACCAGATCGGCACCGAGAAGACGCAGCATCTTGCGGCGCTCGATCGACATGGTCTCGGGCATCGTCAGGATGAGATTGTAGCCCTTGGCGGCGGCCGCGAAGGCGAGCGCGATACCGGTGTTGCCCGAAGTCGGCTCGATCAGCGTCGTCTTGCCCGGCTCGATCGTGCCGTCCGCCTCCAGCTTCTCCAGCATCGCGACGCCGATGCGGTCCTTCACGCTGGCGATCGGGTTGAAGAATTCGAGCTTGGCGAGAATATGGGCTTTCACCCCTTTCTCCTTTGCCAGCTTGTCGAGGCGCACGAGCGGCGTGTCGCCGATCGTGTCGAGGATGGAATCGTAGATCCTGCCGCGTCCCTTGGTGCGCGGGGCGCTTTCGTTCACGGGCTTGTCCATTGCGCTCTCCCTCTGAAGCATCGGCCCGAAAACCGTTCGGCTTTCGAAAAGCGCGATGCGCTGATTGAAGGTGCTGGAGCGATCTTATGCGCCCGATCAGACGCACGGCGCTCCAGCGGTCTCGTTCGCCAACAACATAGGGAGCGATCGGCGATGCGCCGAGGCATAGGCGAACACGGCTTCGCGTTCGCGCGAAACGCGCGTTCCGCCTCGATGCGATTGAACGAACGGGCTTTCCCTCAGCGCCCCGTCGAGCCGAAGCCGCCCGCCCCCCGCGCCGTCTCGTCGAGGCTCTGCGCTTCGCGGTAGGTCGCTCGGGCCACCGGCGCGACGACGAGCTGCGCGATGCGATCGCCGCGCGAAACGATGAAGGGTTCGTCCCCGAGATTGATCAGGATGATCTTGATCTCCCCGCGATAGTCGGCGTCGATCGTGCCGGGCGTGTTGACGAGCGTCACGCCGTGGCGCGCCGCGAGGCCGGAGCGCGGGCGAACCTGGATCTCGAAGCCCTCGGGGATCGCGACTGCGAAGCCCGTCGGTACCAGCGCGCGCGCCAACGGTGCGAGCGTCAGCGGCTCCTCCACGGCAGCACGGATGTCGGCACCGGCTGCGCCCGCGCTCAAGGGCTGCGGCAGTTCGAGCCCTTCGCCATGCGGCAGGCGCAGAAGGGCGATCTCGACGGGTTCGCTCATGGGCGGGGCTTCTCCAGCAGCATGCGGGCGATATGATCTGCGAGTCCAGTCGCGACCTCGTCCTTGGTCGCGGACGGCCAGTCCTCGACGCCTTCTGCGGTCACCAGATGGACAGTGTTGCTCGTCCCGCCCATGATGCCGGTTTCATGGGAGACGTCGTTGGCGACGATGAGGTCGGCACCCTTGCGTTCGAGCTTGCCGCGCGCATGAGCAAGAAGGTCGTCGGTCTCGGCGGCAAAGCCCACGACGACGCGCGGGCGCCGCTCGCTCTTGCCGATGGTCGCCAGGATGTCGGGGTTCAGCGCGAGTTCGAGCGGGGGAGGCACGGAGCCGTCCTTCTTCAGCTTGCCCGCGTGGGCCTCGGCCGCCCGCCAGTCGGCGACGGCCGCGACGAAGACGCCGATATCGGCCGGGAGCTGCGCCTCGACGGCCGCCAGCATCTCCCGCGCGGTCTCGACCTTCACGACGATCACGCCGGCGGGATCGGGGATCGAGACAGGCCCGGAGACCAGCGTCACCTCGGCGCCAAGCCGGGCCAGCGCGGCCGCGATGGCGTGACCCTGCCGCCCGGACGAGCGGTTGGCGATGTAGCGCACCGGGTCGATCGGCTCATGCGTCGGCCCCGAGGTGACGACCGCGCGGCGCCCCGCGAGTGGAGCGTCGCCCGCACCGAAGAGTGCCTCCAGAGCGCCTGCGATCTCCAGCGGCTCGGCCATGCGGCCCTCGCCCGCCTCGCCGCTCTCGGCCATCTCCCCGCGATTGGGGCCGACGAAATGGACGCCGTCCTCCGTCAGCCGTTGCAGATTTCGGCGCGTTGCCGGATGCGACCACATCGCCGGGTTCATCGCCGGCGCGAAGAGGATCGGCGCGCGCGTTGCCAGGAGCACTGCGCCGGGGAGGTCGCCCGCGAGCCCTGCCGAAAGTTGCGCCATTCGGTCGGCGCTGGCCGGCGCGACGATGACGGCATCGCATTCGCGGGCAAGGCGAATGTGCCCGACATCCTGCTCGTCCTCACGGTCGAAGAGGTCGGTATAGACGCGGTGGGCGGCGAGCGCGCCCACCGAAAGGGGCGTCACGAAATGGTGCGCGGCCTGCGTCATCACCGGCACGACGATCGCCCCGCGCTCACGCAGACGGCGGATGAGATCGAGGCATTTGTAGGCCGCGATCCCGCCGCCGATGACGAGAAGGATGCGCTTGCCTGCCAGCGTCTTCATGCCGCGATCGCCGATCGGATGTCGGTGTGGGAGAAGTCGTCGCCTTTGTAGAGCAGCGGCGCGTCGAGGGATTTGGCCAGCGCGTAGGAGAAGCAGTCGCCCAGATTCAACCCGGCGCGGCTTCCCGACCCCTTTCCATATGTCTCGTACGCGAGCGAGGCGAGATCGGCCATCGTTCGATCGAAGGGCGCAATCGATACTTCCGACTCGCGCAGCAGGCGGTTCATCCTTTCCAACCCCTCCGGGAGACGCCGGCTGCACAGAGCGGCGAGTTCGACCAGACTTGGCGCCGACAGGACCCGGGCATCGGCAGCGATGATCGATCTGGACATCCGGTGCGCTTCCGGTTCCGCGTTGAGAACCGCAAAGAGTGCAGACGTGTCGATTGCGATCATTCCTCCAGATAGCTCCAAAGCGCGTCCGATTCCGCCTTCTGGTCGATCGGCTGGTCTGGCTTACGCCCGAGCGCGACGATCCGCTGGACCTTCGCTTCGATCTCTTCTTCGGTCAGCTTCGGGCGGGGCGGCAGCACCCCGTCACGAAGAATGCGGCGCGCTTCGCTCTCCATCGATACGCCGTTTCGCGCAGCCTGCACCCGGAGCTTCGCCTTGAGCTCGTCGTCGATGTTACGGATGGTCATGCTGCCCATCGCGAACTCCGCGCTTGAAATCACCTTCCGCAGAAATAGGCCCCACCCCATTTGATTGCAATGCAATCACCCGAAGGTCAGCTGCCAGGCGATGACCGCGAGTGCGAGCGCCGCGACGACCTGCGCGATATGACCGATGGCGATCGCAAAGCGCGAATCCTTGGCGAGTTCGATGAGGTCGTCGTCGTTGATGTGGATGCCGTTCTCGATGAGATCGGGCATGTCGCGCGCGAGAATCTCGAGGCCGGTCGCGAGATCCGGCACGCGCCGCGCCAAGCGGCCGATCGCCTCGATGCCCTCGCGTGCCTCGCGCAGCTTGGCGGCGGGCCCGAGCTCGCGCAGGATGTACTCGCTCACCACAGGCTCGGCGGCCGACCACATGTTGAAGCGCGGATCGTAGGAGCGCGCGACGCCCTCCACCACGACCATCGTCTTCTGCAGGAGGATCAGCTCGGGGCGCGTGCGCATCTCGAAGAGCTCCGTCACCTCGAACAGGAGCGTGAGCAGATGGCCCATCGAGATGGTTTCGGCGGGCTGGCCGTGGATCGGCTCGCCGATGGCGCGCAGCGCCTGCGCGAAGGACAGGACGTCCTGGTTCCGCGGCACATAACCGGCCTCGAAATGCACCTCTGCCACGCGCCGGTAGTCTCGGCGGATGAAGCCGTACAGGATTTCGGCGAGGAAGCGGCGGGAATCGGCCGTGAGCCTGCCGACGATGCCGAGATCCACCGCCACGATCGCACCGTCGGGCGCGACGAACAGATTGCCGGGATGCATGTCGGCATGGAAGAAGCCGTCGCGCATCGAATGGCGCAGGAAGGACTGGATCAGCTGCACGCCCAGCGCGGGGAGGTCGTGGCCGGCCGCCGCCACGCCCTCGACGTCACGCATCTTCACGCCGTCGATCCACTCCATGGTGATGACGTCGCGGCCCGTGCGCTCCCAGTCGATGCCGGGCACACGGAAGCCGGGATCGTCCGCGACGTTTTCGGCCATCTCGGATGCGGCGGCGGCCTCCAGCCGCAGATCCATCTCGATCTTGGTGGACTGCGCCAGCGTCTCGACCACCGCGACGGGCCGCAGGCGCCGCGAGGAGGGGACGGCGAGTTCCATGACCCGCGCTATGAAGGCGAAGGCGTCGAGTTCGCGCAGGAAGCGCTCGCGCACGCCGGGCCGGATGACCTTCACCGCGACGAAGCGCTCCTGGCCCTCGCGCGTCATCACGCGGGCCTTGTGGACCTGCGCGATGGAGGCGGCGCCGACGATCTCGCCGAAGTCGAGGAAGAGGTCGTCGATCGTGCGACCGAGCGATGCCTCGACGGCGGCCATCGCCTGCGCCTTGGGAAAGGGCGGAACGTTGTCCTGCAGGAGGCCGAGTTCGAGCGCGATGGTGGTGCCGACGATGTCGGGGCGTGTCGCGAGGAACTGACCGAGCTTGACATAGGACGGGCCCAGCCGGTTCAGCGCCACCGAGAGACGGTCGGCGCGCGCGCGCCGCTTGGCCGAACGGCGCGCGATGACGCCCGCGATGCGATGGGCGAGCCGCCCCATCGGCGGCAGCCCTTCGGCCGGCAACGCGGAGACGACGCCCTCACGTGCCAGCACGAAGGCGGCTCGAAAAAGCGCCAGCGTTCCTGAGATCGGGCTCGCCAAGGCGCGCGCTTCCTTACAGCTTCCAGCCCGAATGCATCGCCGCGATGCCGCCGGACAGATTGCGATGGGTCACGCGCTCGAAACCGGCCTTGCGGATCGCGGTCTCGAAATTGGCCTGGTTGGGGAAGCGTCGGATCGATTCCACCAGATATTCGTAAGACGCGCGATCCTTGGCCACGGCCTCGCCGATCGCCGGGATCGCGCGGAAGGACCATTCCTCGTAGACGCGATCGAGCACCGGCAGGTCCACCTCGGAGAATTCGAGGCACAGGAAGCGTCCGCCGGGCCGCAGGACGCGAAACGCCTCGTCCAGCGCCTTGTCGATGCGCGGCACGTTGCGGATGCCGAACGCGATCGTATAGGCGTCGAAGCTCGCATCGGCAAAATCGAGCGCCTCGGCGTTGCCTTCCACGAAGGCAAGGTCGGCGCCGGGCAGCTTCTTCGCGGCACGCTCCGCGCCCACGGCGAGCATCGAGGCGTTGATGTCGACGACGGTCCCGCGCGCGTGCCCGCCCGAGGCCTTCACGATGCGCATGGCGATGTCGCCGGTGCCGCCCGCGACATCCACGAAGCGCCAGCCCGGCCGGCGCGAGG
Protein-coding sequences here:
- the ubiB gene encoding 2-polyprenylphenol 6-hydroxylase translates to MASPISGTLALFRAAFVLAREGVVSALPAEGLPPMGRLAHRIAGVIARRSAKRRARADRLSVALNRLGPSYVKLGQFLATRPDIVGTTIALELGLLQDNVPPFPKAQAMAAVEASLGRTIDDLFLDFGEIVGAASIAQVHKARVMTREGQERFVAVKVIRPGVRERFLRELDAFAFIARVMELAVPSSRRLRPVAVVETLAQSTKIEMDLRLEAAAASEMAENVADDPGFRVPGIDWERTGRDVITMEWIDGVKMRDVEGVAAAGHDLPALGVQLIQSFLRHSMRDGFFHADMHPGNLFVAPDGAIVAVDLGIVGRLTADSRRFLAEILYGFIRRDYRRVAEVHFEAGYVPRNQDVLSFAQALRAIGEPIHGQPAETISMGHLLTLLFEVTELFEMRTRPELILLQKTMVVVEGVARSYDPRFNMWSAAEPVVSEYILRELGPAAKLREAREGIEAIGRLARRVPDLATGLEILARDMPDLIENGIHINDDDLIELAKDSRFAIAIGHIAQVVAALALAVIAWQLTFG
- the ubiE gene encoding bifunctional demethylmenaquinone methyltransferase/2-methoxy-6-polyprenyl-1,4-benzoquinol methylase UbiE, with product MSRQRVSAAEGMETSYGFDTVSGREEKQARVDEVFHRVASRYDLMNDLMSGGMHRLWKNAMVAWLAPSRRPGWRFVDVAGGTGDIAMRIVKASGGHARGTVVDINASMLAVGAERAAKKLPGADLAFVEGNAEALDFADASFDAYTIAFGIRNVPRIDKALDEAFRVLRPGGRFLCLEFSEVDLPVLDRVYEEWSFRAIPAIGEAVAKDRASYEYLVESIRRFPNQANFETAIRKAGFERVTHRNLSGGIAAMHSGWKL